A genomic region of Equus caballus isolate H_3958 breed thoroughbred chromosome 1, TB-T2T, whole genome shotgun sequence contains the following coding sequences:
- the LOC100052045 gene encoding annexin A8 — MAWWKAWIEQEGVAVKGSPHFNPDPDAETLYKAMKGIGTNEQAVTDVLTRRSNAQRQQIAKSFKAQFGKDLTETLKSELSGKFERLIVALMYLPYRYEAKELHDAMKGLGTKEGVIIEILASRTKNQLREIMKAYEEDYGSSLEEDIQADTSGYLERILVCLLQGSRDDVSGFVDPGLALQDAQDLYAAGEKIRGTDEMKFITILCTRSATHLMRVFEEYEKIANKSIEDSIKSETQGSLEEAMLTVVKCTRNLHSYFAERLYYAMKGAGTSDGTLIRNIVSRSEIDLNLIKCQFEKMYGKTLSSMIMEDTSGDYKNALLNLVGGNP; from the exons ATGGCCTGGTGGAAAGCCTGG ATCGAACAGGAGGGCGTTGCAGTGAAGGGCAGCCCCCACTTCAACCCGGATCCTGACGCGGAGACCCTCTACAAAGCCATGAAGGGCATCG GGACCAACGAGCAGGCCGTCACTGACGTGCTCACGAGGAGAAGCAACGCGCAGCGGCAGCAGATCGCCAAGTCCTTCAAGGCCCAGTTCGGCAAG GATCTCACCGAGACCTTGAAGTCGGAGCTGagtggcaagtttgagaggctCATCGTCGCCCTCATGTACCTGCCGTACAGATACGAAGCCAAGGAGCTGCACGACGCCATGAAG GGCTTAGGAACCAAAGAGGGCGTCATCATCGAAATCCTGGCTTCTCGGACCAAGAACCAGCTGCGGGAGATAATGAAGGCCTACGAGGAGG ACTACGGGTCCAGCCTGGAGGAAGACATCCAAGCAGACACTAGCGGCTACCTGGAGAGGATCCTGGTGTGCCTCCTGCAG GGCAGCAGGGATGACGTGAGCGGCTTTGTGGACCCAGGACTGGCCCTCCAAGATGCACAG GATCTGTATGCAGCAGGCGAGAAGATTCGCGGGACTGATGAGATGAAATTCATCACCATCCTGTGCACGCGCAGTGCCACTCACCTGATGAGAG TGTTTGAGGAATATGAGAAAATCGCCAACAAGAGCATTGAGGACAGCATCAAGAGTGAGACCCAGGGCTCGCTGGAGGAGGCCATGCTCACAGTGG TGAAATGCACCCGGAACCTCCACAGCTACTTTGCGGAGCGACTTTACTACGCCATGAAG GGAGCTGGGACGTCCGATGGGACCCTGATAAGAAACATTGTTTCAAGGAGCGAGATCGACTTAAATCTTATCAAGTGTCAATTCGAGAAGATGTATGGCAAGACCCTCAGCAGCATGATCATG GAAGACACCAGCGGCGACTACAAGAACGCCCTGCTGAACCTGGTGGGCGGCAACCCCTGA